The following are from one region of the Paenibacillus protaetiae genome:
- a CDS encoding sugar phosphate isomerase/epimerase family protein, translated as MRLGGQVFLEDKNPDSWAEALVLAGFRATTCPVNGQDELADADRYMAAARKHDIVIAEVGAWSNPISPNEEARSKAVAYCIERLELAERLSAQCCVNIAGSRSEQWDGPHPDNFSTDTFELIVDTVRTIIDAVKPERTVFALEMMPWVFPDSADSYLALIKAIDRKGFGVHFDPVNIVSSPRVYYRNGEMIRDFFAKLGPYIRNCHAKDILLRGQLTVHLDEVIPGLGALDYRTFLTELNKLHPDTALIIEHLSTNEDYTQAASYIRGVAAELDITL; from the coding sequence ATGCGGCTTGGCGGACAAGTATTTCTAGAGGATAAAAATCCGGACAGCTGGGCGGAAGCGCTGGTCCTGGCAGGCTTTCGGGCTACCACCTGCCCCGTAAACGGGCAAGATGAGCTTGCAGATGCAGACCGCTATATGGCAGCTGCCCGCAAACACGATATTGTCATTGCCGAAGTTGGCGCCTGGAGCAATCCGATCAGCCCCAACGAGGAAGCAAGAAGCAAAGCGGTCGCTTATTGCATCGAGCGGCTGGAGCTGGCCGAACGGCTCAGCGCGCAATGCTGCGTCAACATCGCTGGCTCCCGCAGCGAGCAATGGGACGGCCCGCATCCGGACAATTTCAGCACCGATACGTTTGAGCTGATTGTTGATACGGTAAGGACCATTATTGATGCTGTAAAACCGGAGCGGACCGTATTTGCGCTGGAGATGATGCCGTGGGTATTCCCCGATTCGGCCGACAGCTACCTGGCTTTAATTAAAGCGATTGACCGGAAAGGATTTGGCGTCCATTTTGATCCCGTTAACATCGTAAGCAGCCCAAGGGTGTATTATCGGAACGGGGAGATGATCCGCGACTTTTTTGCCAAGCTGGGACCGTATATCCGCAACTGCCATGCGAAGGACATTTTGCTGCGCGGGCAATTAACCGTTCATTTGGATGAAGTGATTCCGGGTCTTGGCGCGCTGGATTACCGGACGTTCCTGACCGAGCTGAACAAGCTGCATCCGGACACCGCTCTTATTATCGAACATCTGTCGACGAACGAAGATTACACGCAAGCTGCAAGCTACATACGCGGCGTCGCCGCCGAACTGGACATAACCTTATAA
- a CDS encoding sulfite exporter TauE/SafE family protein, translated as MDYTVLQIVVTAIGALLVGFSKTGMPTLGIFVAAMLASIFPARESVGLLTPILITGDIIAILYYRKTVVWKYLVVLLPWVLAGIVAGYFVLGEISNGQLSVLIGALVLVLIVLFLFQGRLEKAMNFSFSKSRAVNGSLGILAGFTTMIGNAAGSIMSVYLLSKGINKTTFVGTNAYFFFIINLIKVPFTVYLGLITPHSLTLNAWMIPVVAIGALAGFKVLPHIPQKLFQRIVLALAAIGAIYLILE; from the coding sequence ATGGACTATACCGTACTGCAAATTGTCGTTACCGCCATTGGCGCGCTGCTTGTCGGATTTTCGAAAACCGGCATGCCGACGCTGGGCATTTTTGTCGCGGCCATGCTGGCCAGCATTTTTCCCGCCCGCGAATCGGTTGGCCTATTGACGCCGATTTTGATTACAGGGGATATTATCGCGATTCTGTATTACCGGAAGACGGTCGTGTGGAAGTATCTCGTTGTTCTCCTGCCGTGGGTGCTGGCAGGTATTGTTGCCGGCTATTTTGTGCTTGGGGAAATCAGCAACGGCCAGCTGTCTGTTCTGATCGGCGCACTCGTGCTGGTGCTTATTGTTCTTTTCCTGTTTCAGGGCCGTTTGGAAAAAGCAATGAATTTCTCATTTTCCAAATCGCGGGCTGTCAACGGAAGCTTGGGCATTCTTGCCGGTTTTACAACGATGATCGGCAATGCGGCGGGCAGCATCATGTCGGTTTATTTGCTGTCGAAGGGGATTAATAAAACAACCTTTGTGGGCACGAATGCGTATTTCTTTTTTATTATCAATCTGATCAAGGTGCCGTTTACCGTTTATTTGGGGCTGATTACGCCGCATTCATTAACGTTAAACGCCTGGATGATACCAGTCGTGGCCATCGGCGCGCTTGCCGGATTTAAAGTGCTGCCGCATATTCCGCAAAAGCTGTTCCAGCGCATCGTGCTTGCGCTTGCGGCAATCGGCGCTATTTATTTAATTTTGGAGTAG